The Celeribacter baekdonensis genomic interval ACGGCAAAACGCCCTTTCCATAGGGGGGCATCCATGTAATAGGGACGTGCCAAACCGTATCCCCCATGGAGAGACCCGATGGAGATTCGCGAGGCCCTTACCTTTGATGATGTTTTGCTGGTTCCTGCGGCCAGTTCTGTCCTGCCCTCAACGGCAGACACAGGGACATTTGTCACCAAATCAATCCGGTTGAACATCCCTTTGATGTCCTCAGCCATGGACACGGTCACCGAAGGCCGCATGGCCATCGCCATGGCCCAGATGGGCGGGATCGGTGTCATTCACCGCAACCTCGACATCAAACGGCAATCCGACGAAGTGCGCCGGGTCAAACGCTTTGAAAGCGGGATCGTGTATAACCCGATCACCCTGACCGCCAATCAAACCATCGCCGATGCCAAGGCGCTCTGCGCGCAATACAATTTCACCGGCTTTCCGGTGGTGGATGCGGATCGCCGCGTGGTTGGCATTGTCACCAACCGTGACATGCGCTTTGCCACCTCAGATGACACGCCGGTGTCGCAAGTGATGAGTTCCGACAATCTTGCGATCCTGCACGAACCCGCTGATCGCGACGAGGCGATTTCACTGATGAAAGCGCGCCGGATCGAGAAACTCCTGGTCACCGATGCCAATGGGCACCTGACCGGGCTGTTGACCCTCAAAGACACCGAACAAGCCGTGCTGCACCCCTCTGCGTGCAAAGATGATCTTGGCCGGTTGCGCGTTGGTGCCGCGACCACCGTGGGCAACGAGGGTTTTGAGCGCTCTGTGGCGCTGATTGATGCGGGCTGTGACCTCATCGTCATCGACACCGCGCATGGTCACTCTGAAGGCGTGGCGATGGCTGTTGAGCGGCTGAAAAACTACCGCGAAGACGTTCAGGTCA includes:
- the guaB gene encoding IMP dehydrogenase, whose protein sequence is MEIREALTFDDVLLVPAASSVLPSTADTGTFVTKSIRLNIPLMSSAMDTVTEGRMAIAMAQMGGIGVIHRNLDIKRQSDEVRRVKRFESGIVYNPITLTANQTIADAKALCAQYNFTGFPVVDADRRVVGIVTNRDMRFATSDDTPVSQVMSSDNLAILHEPADRDEAISLMKARRIEKLLVTDANGHLTGLLTLKDTEQAVLHPSACKDDLGRLRVGAATTVGNEGFERSVALIDAGCDLIVIDTAHGHSEGVAMAVERLKNYREDVQVIAGNVATGAATQALISAGADAVKVGIGPGSICTTRMVAGVGVPQLTAIMDCAKAAGDVPVIADGGIKFSGDFAKAIAAGASVAMVGSMIAGTDESPGEVILYQGRSYKAYRGMGSLGAMARGSADRYFQKDAASDKLVPEGIEGQVAYKGPAGAVIHQMVGGLRAAMGYTGCATVAEMRKNCGFVKITGAGLKESHVHDVQITRESPNYRVG